The following are encoded in a window of Caldicellulosiruptor danielii genomic DNA:
- a CDS encoding MFS transporter encodes MPQFSSKQGLKVLLSSISLFILANAFMGIGGGINDTIFNNYIAATYKISPMARGVLEFPRETPGFLIIFLIGFLYFLGDLRVSIIATFLCSFSLIGLGFLAPSFLLLIVWTAIYNTGTHLNMVLTSSIGMELSKEDEYGKTLGLIGSVATAASIIGYFIVMVGFKFLNFSFQAAYVVAAVMYLFAALFLVPIKLPKKTQHKGFKFVIKKDYWLYYVLSIFFGARKQIFITFAPWVLIKIFKQPVANFALVGIICSFLGIGFRNIIGRLIDRLGEKKILTFDAVVIFLICLGYAATENIKIKWLALAIAYGCYIIDNLMFATSMARSTYIKKVIKNPDDLTPTLSTGTSMDHAVSMSLPMLSGFLWNKFGYEYVFLLAALFALGNLYFVRKIEI; translated from the coding sequence GTGCCACAGTTCAGTTCAAAGCAGGGCTTAAAAGTTCTTCTCTCAAGTATTTCCTTATTTATTTTGGCAAATGCTTTTATGGGAATTGGCGGTGGGATAAACGACACAATATTTAACAACTACATTGCTGCAACATACAAGATATCCCCCATGGCAAGAGGAGTTCTGGAGTTTCCGCGCGAAACCCCTGGTTTTTTAATTATCTTTCTTATTGGTTTTTTATACTTCCTTGGCGACCTAAGGGTAAGCATAATTGCCACTTTTCTTTGCTCATTTTCGCTGATTGGTCTTGGATTTCTTGCCCCAAGCTTTCTGCTTTTGATTGTTTGGACAGCCATATACAACACAGGCACACATCTTAATATGGTTCTGACCTCAAGCATTGGAATGGAGCTTTCGAAAGAGGATGAGTATGGTAAAACCTTGGGGCTCATTGGCTCTGTTGCAACAGCAGCATCTATAATTGGATATTTCATAGTAATGGTGGGTTTTAAGTTTTTAAACTTTTCTTTTCAAGCTGCATATGTTGTTGCCGCTGTGATGTATCTTTTTGCAGCCCTGTTTCTTGTGCCAATAAAACTTCCAAAAAAGACACAGCACAAGGGATTTAAGTTTGTGATAAAAAAGGATTACTGGCTTTACTATGTGCTTTCAATCTTCTTTGGAGCAAGAAAACAAATATTTATCACCTTTGCACCCTGGGTCTTGATTAAGATTTTCAAACAACCTGTTGCAAATTTTGCGCTTGTGGGAATTATTTGTTCATTTTTAGGAATTGGTTTTAGAAATATAATCGGTAGGCTCATTGACAGGCTTGGCGAAAAGAAGATACTCACATTCGATGCGGTAGTAATCTTTCTTATATGCCTTGGATATGCAGCAACTGAGAACATAAAAATAAAATGGCTCGCACTTGCCATTGCCTATGGGTGTTACATCATTGATAACTTGATGTTTGCAACATCAATGGCAAGGTCAACATACATAAAAAAGGTCATCAAAAACCCTGATGATTTGACCCCTACACTTTCAACAGGCACAAGCATGGATCATGCAGTTTCAATGAGCCTTCCTATGCTATCTGGCTTTTTGTGGAATAAGTTTGGGTATGAATATGTGTTCTTGCTTGCGGCTCTCTTTGCGTTGGGGAACTTGTATTTTGTAAGGAAGATAGAAATTTGA
- a CDS encoding flagellar protein FlaG translates to MVVDGIGVKTIDISNAVPRFQESKMKPENAEINLQGEKGINKDEVYDKLADKNNKKEIDEDTLIKMINQANKAFEAKYTRLEFSIHKETHEIVVKVYDKETNELIREIPPEKILDIIAKLWELAGIFVDERK, encoded by the coding sequence ATGGTTGTTGATGGTATTGGTGTCAAGACCATTGATATATCAAATGCAGTGCCAAGATTTCAAGAAAGTAAAATGAAACCTGAGAATGCAGAGATTAACCTTCAGGGTGAAAAGGGCATAAATAAGGATGAGGTTTATGATAAATTAGCAGATAAAAATAACAAAAAAGAAATAGATGAAGACACTCTCATAAAGATGATAAATCAGGCAAACAAAGCTTTTGAGGCAAAATATACAAGGCTTGAGTTTTCAATACACAAAGAGACCCATGAGATAGTTGTGAAGGTATATGACAAAGAGACAAATGAGCTCATTCGTGAAATTCCGCCAGAGAAGATTTTGGACATAATTGCAAAGTTGTGGGAGCTTGCAGGCATATTTGTTGATGAGCGAAAGTAA
- the fliS gene encoding flagellar export chaperone FliS, with translation MDAAARYQEEIIMTKPPEELTLMLYDGCIRFIKLAMQAIDEKKLDRANENIIKAENIITELMSTLDMSYEISKNLMSLYDFVYRWLIQANLKKDKKYLQEALEIVEEMRNTWAEAIKIARQQKNK, from the coding sequence ATGGACGCAGCAGCAAGATATCAGGAAGAGATAATAATGACAAAGCCGCCTGAGGAACTGACGCTTATGCTTTATGACGGGTGTATAAGATTTATAAAACTTGCCATGCAGGCAATTGATGAAAAAAAGCTTGACAGGGCAAATGAAAATATAATCAAGGCAGAGAATATCATTACAGAGCTCATGTCAACACTTGATATGAGTTATGAGATTTCTAAAAATCTCATGAGCCTATATGATTTTGTATACAGGTGGCTTATTCAGGCAAATCTTAAAAAAGATAAGAAATACTTACAGGAAGCGCTTGAAATTGTTGAGGAGATGCGAAATACCTGGGCTGAGGCAATCAAGATTGCCAGACAGCAGAAAAACAAATAA
- a CDS encoding nucleotidyltransferase domain-containing protein, which yields MSDIKLGNYQDIINEVVEELKGLYGDKLKKIVLYGSYAKGTQNEESDIDIAGIS from the coding sequence ATGAGTGATATAAAACTGGGAAATTACCAAGATATTATCAATGAAGTGGTTGAAGAGTTAAAAGGATTATATGGTGATAAACTAAAAAAAATAGTCCTCTATGGTTCATATGCTAAAGGAACTCAAAATGAAGAATCTGATATTGATATAGCGGGTATTAGTTGA
- a CDS encoding DUF4160 domain-containing protein — translation MLEISLFYGIRITMYYDDHNPSHFHATYNGFEAEIDIINGRALKGYLPKRQLKLVLAWAEIHKDELMQNWELAKDHKPLMRINPLV, via the coding sequence ATGCTTGAAATATCTCTGTTTTATGGCATAAGAATTACAATGTACTACGATGATCACAATCCCTCTCATTTTCATGCAACCTATAATGGGTTTGAAGCAGAGATTGATATAATTAATGGTAGAGCTTTAAAAGGATATCTGCCAAAAAGACAACTAAAACTTGTTTTGGCCTGGGCAGAAATTCATAAAGATGAGCTTATGCAAAACTGGGAACTTGCAAAAGATCACAAGCCTTTGATGAGAATTAATCCTTTAGTGTAG
- a CDS encoding endonuclease MutS2 codes for MNQKTLKVLEYDKIVEILKNMAKSTPAKEYFENLIPSTDIANIENELNKVDESYRYVLKYGNPPTLEFENILPSLKKSKLGATLNPHEILQIGKVLKLSYEMRSYLSYTQDFSFLESMKKNLVNLKEVVSRIDQTFLTADEILDTASPRLKEIRDRIRKLESRIRDELNSMIRDPKIQRFLQEPIITIRGEKLLLPVKAEYRNEIKGIIHDQSATGATLFVEPFVCVEISNQIRILKNQEKEEIERILQEISSLIASYCDEIESSFYALVELDIVFTKAIWAKEMNASKPVINTNGIINLKKARHPLIEKEKVVPIDIHLGKDFDVLIITGPNTGGKTVTLKTVGLFCLLCQSGIFIPADEGSQLCIFQKIFADIGDDQSIVQSLSTFSAHIKNIIEITKNADDKTLVLLDEIGAGTDPEEGAALARAILKYLYKKGCKVIATTHYGELKIFAQQEERFENASCEFDVKTLKPTYRLLIGIPGRSNALVISSNLGLDKGIVEMARGYLSQKTIELDKIINEMDQKRKEAEKNLELAQKLKLEVQALKAAYEEEKKRFEQEKERIRKKAINEAKEIVERAQYEIENLFKDLRKLAENLKEKEVLKELEEKKREYERLIQSISQQEKQEAESKTKKTPQNIRLGQKVYVRNFDAVGFVESLPDSKGNLTVQIGIMKLNVNIADIEEVEAQDNKIYQIASKNVKIKEKSIDMSIDVRGKTSDDAILEVDKYLDDAYTAGLKQVTIIHGKGMGILRQAIRNFLRRHPHVKSFRDGTYGEGEQGVTVVELKD; via the coding sequence TTGAACCAAAAGACACTAAAAGTTTTGGAGTATGACAAGATAGTTGAGATTTTAAAAAACATGGCAAAGTCAACTCCAGCAAAGGAATATTTTGAAAACCTTATTCCATCAACAGATATTGCAAATATAGAAAATGAACTTAATAAGGTTGATGAAAGCTACAGGTACGTTCTAAAGTATGGAAATCCACCAACTTTGGAGTTTGAAAATATACTGCCAAGCCTTAAGAAATCAAAGCTTGGGGCAACTTTAAATCCTCATGAAATTTTACAAATTGGAAAGGTGTTAAAACTTTCTTATGAGATGCGCTCTTATCTTTCTTACACACAAGACTTTAGTTTTCTTGAAAGTATGAAAAAAAATCTTGTAAATTTAAAAGAAGTAGTCTCAAGAATTGACCAGACATTTTTAACAGCAGATGAAATCTTAGATACTGCATCACCAAGACTCAAGGAGATAAGAGATAGGATTAGAAAGCTTGAAAGTAGAATAAGAGATGAACTAAATAGCATGATTCGCGACCCTAAAATCCAAAGGTTTTTACAAGAGCCAATTATAACAATCAGAGGTGAAAAATTACTACTTCCCGTAAAGGCAGAATATAGAAATGAAATAAAGGGAATTATCCATGACCAGTCAGCAACAGGTGCAACTTTATTTGTTGAGCCTTTTGTTTGTGTTGAGATATCAAATCAAATCAGAATTTTGAAAAACCAAGAAAAAGAGGAAATAGAGAGGATTTTACAAGAGATATCTTCCTTGATAGCAAGCTACTGTGATGAAATTGAAAGCTCTTTTTATGCACTTGTTGAGCTTGATATAGTATTTACAAAAGCTATTTGGGCAAAAGAAATGAATGCAAGCAAACCAGTTATTAACACAAATGGCATTATAAATCTCAAAAAAGCCCGCCATCCTTTGATTGAAAAAGAAAAAGTTGTTCCTATTGATATTCATTTAGGCAAAGACTTTGACGTTCTTATAATAACAGGTCCAAACACAGGTGGAAAAACTGTAACACTGAAGACAGTAGGGCTTTTTTGCCTTCTTTGCCAAAGCGGAATATTCATCCCAGCAGATGAGGGCTCACAGCTTTGCATATTTCAAAAGATTTTTGCTGACATAGGAGATGATCAAAGTATAGTCCAGAGTCTTTCCACATTTTCAGCACATATAAAAAACATCATTGAAATAACAAAAAATGCAGATGATAAAACTCTTGTGCTATTAGATGAGATTGGAGCAGGTACAGACCCTGAAGAAGGTGCAGCTTTGGCAAGGGCAATCTTGAAATATCTTTATAAAAAGGGTTGCAAGGTGATAGCAACCACGCACTATGGTGAACTTAAGATATTTGCCCAGCAAGAAGAACGGTTCGAAAATGCCTCATGCGAGTTTGACGTAAAAACACTAAAGCCTACGTACAGGCTTTTGATAGGTATTCCTGGAAGGAGTAACGCACTTGTAATCTCATCTAACCTTGGGCTTGACAAAGGTATTGTTGAGATGGCAAGAGGGTATTTGTCTCAAAAGACAATTGAGCTTGACAAAATAATAAATGAAATGGATCAAAAGAGAAAAGAAGCTGAAAAAAACCTTGAACTTGCTCAGAAATTGAAGCTTGAAGTACAAGCTTTAAAGGCAGCTTATGAAGAGGAGAAGAAAAGGTTTGAGCAGGAAAAGGAAAGGATTCGCAAAAAGGCAATAAATGAAGCAAAAGAGATTGTAGAAAGAGCGCAATATGAGATAGAAAATCTTTTTAAAGACCTCCGAAAACTTGCTGAGAACTTAAAAGAAAAAGAAGTTTTAAAGGAGTTAGAAGAGAAAAAAAGAGAATATGAAAGGTTGATTCAAAGTATATCACAGCAGGAAAAACAGGAAGCTGAGTCCAAAACCAAAAAAACACCACAGAATATTCGCCTGGGTCAAAAGGTGTATGTCAGAAACTTTGATGCTGTGGGATTTGTCGAGAGCCTGCCTGACTCAAAGGGGAATTTGACTGTCCAGATAGGCATTATGAAGCTAAATGTCAACATCGCTGACATTGAAGAGGTAGAAGCTCAAGATAACAAAATATATCAAATAGCATCTAAAAATGTCAAAATCAAAGAAAAGAGTATTGACATGTCTATTGATGTGAGAGGTAAGACAAGCGACGATGCCATTTTGGAGGTTGACAAGTACTTAGATGATGCATACACAGCGGGACTAAAACAGGTGACAATAATCCATGGAAAAGGTATGGGGATTTTGCGTCAGGCGATAAGGAATTTTTTGAGACGGCATCCACATGTAAAATCATTCAGAGACGGAACATATGGTGAGGGTGAACAGGGTGTTACGGTAGTTGAGCTGAAAGACTAA
- the thpR gene encoding RNA 2',3'-cyclic phosphodiesterase: MRTFIGIDFPKSLKEQIVEVQSFLKSISKKGRWKYIDNFHLTLKFLGEIEYEKVEKIRQALEKNLKDFSRFSLKISSCGYFKGHGNLRVVYLKPDGNLEKLNTLFSLVEDAMAEVGFEREKREYIPHITIAQDVVLNEPFENFHKYVECFSFDEIPVEKVILFLSEEIDRKRVYTPIFDIELV; the protein is encoded by the coding sequence ATGCGAACATTCATTGGTATTGACTTCCCAAAAAGCTTAAAAGAGCAGATTGTTGAAGTGCAAAGCTTTTTAAAGTCAATCAGTAAAAAAGGCAGATGGAAGTACATTGACAACTTTCATTTAACCCTTAAATTCTTGGGTGAGATTGAATATGAAAAGGTAGAAAAAATCAGACAGGCGCTTGAAAAAAATCTAAAAGATTTTTCTCGTTTTTCTTTAAAAATCTCATCGTGCGGATATTTTAAAGGGCATGGAAACTTGAGAGTTGTGTATCTAAAGCCAGATGGCAATCTTGAAAAACTTAATACCCTTTTTTCTCTTGTTGAGGATGCAATGGCAGAGGTTGGCTTTGAAAGAGAAAAAAGAGAGTACATACCCCATATAACAATTGCCCAGGATGTTGTGTTAAATGAGCCTTTTGAGAATTTTCATAAGTATGTTGAATGCTTTTCTTTTGATGAAATTCCTGTTGAAAAGGTCATTCTTTTTTTGAGTGAGGAGATAGATAGAAAAAGAGTCTATACACCTATATTTGATATTGAGCTTGTATAA
- a CDS encoding DUF2442 domain-containing protein, producing the protein MEYYPEVVQVIPTEDYKVYIYFDDGSIKLFDASSLLEKGEFQRLKDKKFFMERCTVLNGTLAWDVSGTYDETTCLDLDPLVLYQTCPEVEEPTWLFEKIENEFIKQKDNKEGAF; encoded by the coding sequence ATGGAATATTATCCTGAGGTTGTTCAGGTTATACCGACAGAAGACTATAAAGTTTATATTTATTTTGATGATGGCAGCATTAAACTCTTTGATGCATCAAGTCTTCTTGAAAAGGGCGAATTTCAAAGACTTAAAGACAAAAAGTTTTTCATGGAAAGATGTACAGTTTTAAATGGCACACTTGCATGGGATGTAAGTGGTACTTACGATGAAACAACCTGTCTTGATTTAGACCCTCTTGTTCTATATCAAACCTGTCCTGAGGTGGAAGAGCCCACATGGCTTTTTGAAAAGATTGAAAATGAATTTATTAAGCAAAAGGATAACAAAGAAGGGGCTTTTTAG
- a CDS encoding flagellar protein FlgN: MYEKLINLLEEKEKLIDQFLQLTNIQQEYILNDNFDELGEIVDKKARLIERINSIDDEFIKEFEGIKKAKNIKSFDEITDIDKETGILLKNLTSSILQKLQVIKDIDEKNNVLIRAKFDELKKTIKSMKYKKEALKDYSQYKQTQFPSGFDRKE, translated from the coding sequence ATGTATGAAAAATTGATAAATCTTCTTGAGGAAAAGGAAAAGCTTATAGACCAATTTTTACAGCTTACAAATATTCAGCAGGAGTATATTTTAAATGACAATTTTGATGAGCTGGGTGAAATTGTTGATAAAAAAGCAAGACTAATTGAAAGGATAAATTCCATTGATGATGAGTTTATAAAGGAATTTGAAGGGATAAAGAAGGCAAAGAATATCAAAAGCTTTGATGAGATAACTGACATAGACAAAGAGACAGGTATTTTACTTAAGAATCTCACATCATCTATTTTGCAAAAGCTTCAGGTTATAAAGGACATTGATGAAAAAAATAATGTTCTGATTCGAGCAAAATTTGATGAGCTAAAAAAGACAATAAAAAGCATGAAGTACAAAAAAGAGGCTCTGAAGGACTATTCGCAGTACAAACAGACCCAGTTTCCATCTGGCTTTGACAGGAAAGAATAG
- the fliD gene encoding flagellar filament capping protein FliD: MNVNSTSSTTSTNPYSTYKYYTRIGGLASGLDTDSIIQGLMSIEKTKYNKLYQQKQLLEWQRQDYMDMANAISSFKDYIFNLKLSSNFVKYKTSGEAVDNGYIDVTGSANVLEGNYQIDVKQLAASPVVMFSELKMKYNEAKQNSKTSISLGIEFSDGISAPQSRTITINLDTSITESNFGSKVAEEVNKQFSSVGLKAYYDSTLDKLILTSNKTGSNVSISINSADLTPDNKVYSFVLDQNISNPNFTIKIKDTTVNVNLDPNTLQDKDKVGYQIAIAINKNLADTGIKASYSAQEDKLYIITTSSQNLDSSNTDLTSISSSTIGSGEYKAVGQDSVISIEDPFGNLSSYLYSSSNTFNLYGMSIGLKSITSGLKSFSISKDVDAVVNNIKEFINKYNDLVSKIYSKITEKRNRDYLPLTDEQKSQMKDTDIQKWEDAAKKGLLYGDSILSGFLDNVRYYLYKQVPGLPSNLDTISEAGIETFSYFESKEGKIYIKDESKLKDAIANNFDAFVKLFTLTGSDSKSNEDDGILQRIYNIANDTLKKIYDKAGKPYFTSSYDPNSAIGKQLRTIIDQMNAEQDRLKQIEDRYYRQFTQLERLIAQMNTQSSWLSQQFSGR, translated from the coding sequence ATGAATGTCAATTCAACAAGTTCTACAACTTCGACAAATCCGTATTCGACATATAAGTATTACACCAGAATTGGTGGGCTTGCAAGCGGACTTGATACAGACTCTATCATACAGGGTTTGATGAGCATAGAAAAGACAAAATACAACAAACTTTATCAGCAAAAGCAGCTACTTGAGTGGCAGCGCCAAGATTATATGGATATGGCAAATGCAATTTCCAGCTTTAAAGATTATATATTTAATCTAAAACTTTCGAGCAATTTTGTAAAATACAAAACAAGCGGTGAAGCTGTGGATAATGGGTATATTGATGTTACAGGTTCGGCAAATGTCTTAGAGGGGAATTATCAAATTGATGTGAAACAGTTGGCGGCTTCACCTGTGGTAATGTTTTCGGAATTAAAAATGAAATATAATGAAGCAAAACAAAACTCAAAAACATCTATATCTTTAGGGATAGAATTTAGTGATGGAATAAGTGCTCCGCAATCGCGTACAATTACAATTAATTTAGATACAAGTATTACAGAGTCAAATTTTGGTTCGAAGGTTGCAGAAGAAGTAAATAAACAGTTTAGTAGTGTTGGTCTTAAAGCTTATTACGATTCAACATTAGACAAACTTATTTTAACTTCTAACAAAACAGGGTCAAATGTTAGTATTTCTATAAATTCGGCAGATTTAACCCCAGATAATAAAGTTTATTCTTTTGTATTGGACCAAAATATCTCAAATCCTAATTTTACCATCAAAATTAAGGATACTACTGTGAATGTAAATTTAGACCCTAATACATTACAGGACAAAGATAAAGTCGGATATCAAATAGCAATAGCTATTAATAAAAATTTAGCAGATACTGGTATAAAGGCTTCATATAGCGCGCAAGAGGATAAATTGTATATTATAACAACATCTTCACAAAACCTTGATTCTTCAAATACAGATTTGACTTCAATATCCTCATCAACTATAGGGAGTGGAGAATACAAAGCAGTTGGTCAGGATTCTGTAATAAGCATAGAAGACCCTTTTGGAAATTTGTCTTCTTATTTATATTCTTCATCAAATACTTTCAATCTTTATGGAATGAGCATAGGATTAAAAAGTATAACGAGTGGATTAAAGTCATTTTCCATCTCAAAAGATGTAGATGCTGTTGTAAACAATATCAAAGAATTTATAAACAAATACAACGACCTTGTCAGCAAGATTTATAGTAAAATAACAGAAAAACGAAACAGAGATTATTTACCTCTGACAGATGAGCAAAAGTCTCAGATGAAAGATACTGATATTCAAAAATGGGAAGATGCTGCAAAAAAAGGACTATTGTATGGTGATTCAATCTTATCTGGTTTTTTAGACAACGTCAGATATTATCTTTACAAGCAGGTTCCCGGGCTTCCATCCAATCTGGATACAATTTCAGAGGCAGGAATAGAGACTTTTAGCTATTTTGAAAGCAAAGAAGGGAAGATTTATATAAAAGATGAGAGTAAGCTAAAAGATGCAATAGCAAATAATTTTGATGCATTTGTTAAACTGTTTACTTTAACCGGTTCTGATTCTAAGTCTAATGAAGATGACGGGATTTTGCAGCGCATTTACAATATTGCCAATGATACTCTTAAGAAGATATACGACAAAGCCGGCAAACCATATTTTACAAGTTCATATGACCCAAATAGTGCGATAGGAAAACAGCTGAGAACAATTATAGACCAGATGAATGCTGAGCAAGATAGACTCAAGCAGATTGAAGATAGATACTACAGGCAGTTTACACAGCTCGAGAGGCTAATTGCTCAGATGAACACTCAAAGTTCATGGCTTTCTCAGCAGTTCAGTGGTAGATAA
- a CDS encoding glutamate-5-semialdehyde dehydrogenase has translation MSDLIYKAKKVKEASKKLMNLSENEKNKALSCISQKILEKMDFILQENQKDMENAISKGIKGALLDRLKLTEDRIKQICKGIEDVIKLPDPVGEVISMWKRPNGLVIGQKRVPIGAIGIIYEARPNVTVDAAVLCLKAGNSVLLRGGSEAINSNIALVKTMKEGLIEAGIEEGSIEIVEDTSRETAVAMMKLNEYLDLLIPRGGANLIKTVVQNATVPVIETGVGNCHVFVDESADFEMAKRIVVNAKTQRPGVCNAAEKLIVHKNIAESFLPMIVKELMSKGVEIRGCSKTVEICKQNGIEVKEATEDDWYTEYLDLIMGVKVVDSVEEAIEHINKYGSKHSEAIVTRDYFNAQKFLDYVDAAAVYVNASTRFTDGFEFGFGAEIGISTQKLHARGPMGLKELTTIKYIIYGSGQVRE, from the coding sequence ATGAGTGACTTGATTTACAAAGCAAAAAAGGTGAAAGAGGCTTCAAAAAAACTTATGAACCTTTCTGAAAATGAAAAAAACAAAGCACTTTCATGTATATCTCAAAAGATATTAGAAAAGATGGATTTTATTTTGCAAGAAAACCAAAAAGATATGGAAAATGCTATCTCTAAAGGTATAAAAGGAGCACTTTTAGACAGGTTAAAGCTAACAGAGGACAGAATAAAGCAAATCTGCAAGGGAATTGAGGATGTTATAAAACTTCCTGACCCGGTTGGTGAGGTTATTTCTATGTGGAAGCGCCCGAATGGGCTTGTAATAGGTCAAAAGAGAGTGCCGATTGGTGCAATTGGAATAATCTATGAGGCAAGACCAAATGTTACTGTTGATGCAGCCGTCTTGTGTTTAAAAGCAGGAAACAGTGTTCTTTTGCGAGGCGGGTCTGAAGCTATAAATTCTAACATTGCGCTTGTCAAGACAATGAAAGAAGGACTAATTGAAGCAGGGATTGAGGAAGGTAGCATAGAGATTGTAGAAGACACATCAAGAGAGACAGCAGTTGCAATGATGAAACTCAACGAGTATTTAGACCTTTTAATTCCGCGCGGGGGAGCAAATTTGATAAAGACAGTTGTTCAAAATGCAACTGTGCCTGTAATTGAAACAGGTGTTGGCAATTGCCATGTGTTTGTGGATGAGAGCGCTGATTTTGAGATGGCAAAAAGAATTGTAGTTAACGCAAAAACACAGCGGCCCGGTGTTTGCAATGCAGCTGAAAAGCTCATTGTCCACAAAAATATAGCAGAGAGCTTTTTGCCAATGATTGTAAAAGAACTGATGTCAAAAGGTGTTGAAATAAGAGGTTGCAGCAAGACAGTTGAAATCTGCAAGCAAAACGGTATAGAAGTAAAAGAGGCAACTGAAGATGACTGGTACACAGAATATTTGGATTTGATAATGGGTGTGAAGGTTGTTGATAGCGTAGAAGAAGCAATAGAGCATATAAACAAATATGGGTCAAAGCACTCAGAGGCAATTGTAACAAGAGATTATTTCAATGCTCAAAAGTTTTTGGACTATGTAGATGCTGCGGCAGTGTATGTAAACGCCTCAACAAGGTTCACAGACGGTTTTGAGTTTGGTTTTGGTGCAGAGATTGGAATCTCTACTCAAAAGCTTCATGCAAGAGGACCTATGGGCTTGAAAGAGCTCACAACTATAAAATACATTATCTATGGAAGCGGGCAGGTAAGAGAATAG
- the proB gene encoding glutamate 5-kinase, translating into MRDFGNVKKVVVKVGTSTVTYPTGKLNLSRLEKLARVLSDIKNEGRDVVLVTSGAVASGLGRLGLTKNHKTTQEKQALAAIGQGILMQIYEKLFGEYGVVVAQVLLTKDVVDEEKKMLNVKNTFEQLFRFGAIPIVNENDVVAIEELEFGDNDTLSAYVATIIDADLLIILSDIDGLYSCDPRLNKDAELIKEVFEIDSYIESIAGGAGSLNSTGGMQTKIEAAKIAMQNKIPMVIANGENPSVLRDILAGKDVGTLFICKEVLSKRE; encoded by the coding sequence ATGCGAGACTTTGGAAATGTAAAAAAGGTTGTTGTAAAGGTTGGAACAAGCACTGTTACATATCCAACCGGCAAACTAAATCTTTCGCGACTGGAAAAACTTGCAAGGGTTCTTTCTGACATAAAAAATGAGGGAAGAGACGTTGTGCTTGTCACATCTGGTGCTGTTGCCTCAGGTTTGGGGCGGCTTGGGCTTACAAAAAATCACAAAACAACACAAGAAAAACAGGCTTTGGCGGCAATTGGCCAGGGAATTTTGATGCAGATTTACGAAAAGCTATTCGGTGAGTATGGAGTTGTTGTTGCACAGGTGCTCTTGACAAAAGATGTTGTTGATGAGGAAAAAAAGATGCTGAATGTTAAAAACACATTTGAGCAGCTTTTCAGGTTTGGAGCAATTCCAATTGTGAATGAAAATGACGTTGTTGCAATTGAAGAGCTTGAATTTGGCGACAACGATACTTTGTCTGCTTATGTTGCTACAATAATTGATGCTGACCTTTTGATAATTCTTTCTGACATAGACGGACTGTATTCATGTGACCCAAGACTGAACAAGGATGCTGAGCTTATAAAAGAGGTTTTTGAGATTGACTCATACATAGAGAGCATTGCAGGAGGAGCTGGGTCTTTGAACTCAACTGGTGGTATGCAAACTAAAATTGAGGCAGCAAAGATTGCAATGCAAAACAAAATTCCTATGGTAATTGCAAATGGGGAAAATCCATCAGTTTTGAGAGACATCTTAGCAGGGAAAGATGTTGGCACACTGTTTATTTGCAAAGAAGTATTATCAAAGAGGGAGTGA